In one window of Polynucleobacter sp. AM-7D1 DNA:
- the purL gene encoding phosphoribosylformylglycinamidine synthase produces MSSFCCLPGANALSAFRQQRLLASLAAQGIQLESIEAQYLHFIWSESELNTKDKGVLESLLTYGQTFVSLIKGSASLFSKASEKQSAIAIPRFGTVSPWASKATDIARQCGLDVLRIERGVQFAWQRKKSLNAQEEQLVLAALHDRMTEAVISDVNEASALYQSLPDQPFVRIPVLTEGRSALDRANQELGLALSEDEVLYLVENFIRLERNPSDVELIMFAQANSEHCRHKIFNSSWTIDGDDQEKSLFAMIRNTHQLQPEGTIVAYSDNSAVMVGAESETWSPKGDGHRYEKDTRLVHTLMKVETHNHPTAIAPFPGASTGAGGEIRDEGATGIGGRPKAGLTGFSVSNLNIPGTDLPWESEKYGKPERIATPLQIMIDGPLGGAAFNNEFGRPILGGYFRVFEQTLEGVRRGYHKPIMIAGGIGNIDSIHTAKKQIKAGHLFIQLGGPGMRIGMGGATGSSVATGTNTADLDFDSVQRGNPEMERRAQEVINSCIAMGQSNPIVSIHDVGAGGISNAFPELADGAGLGAQFQLRKVPLEESGMSPAEIWCNESQERYVLAIEAKDLELFKSLCERERCPFAVVGEATTERQLQLSDSNEVPGSDAAMPIDMPMEVLLGKPPRMHRDVTRVPQEFDELNVTDADLAQCIAWVLQQPTVASKSFLITIGDRTVGGLNARDPFVGPWQVPVADCAVTLMDYKGYRGEVMTMGERTPLAVIDAPAAAKMAVGEAITNLLAADIRRLEDVKLSANWMAACGAPGEDAKLYDSVQAIGMDLCPALGISIPVGKDSLSMATSWQDGDQAKKVVSPVSLIISAFAAVQDVRKTTTPLLKLKDESGAVLETELILIDLGRGKNRMAGSILAQVLNQSGKSAPNVDHPEDLKALAHAIIELRKADQLLAYHDRSDGGLFACIAEMAFASHIGISLNVDMIAVDIGQEADWGDAKNWAQQVSGRRHEQTMRALFNEELGAVIQIRKSDRDAVFAVLRKLSLSAYSHVIAKPNTNGRIEIWRDAKNIFAEPREVLQKMWTNTSYQIARLRDNPDCADSEFAQLDNVADTGMSPKLTFDIADDIAAPFINKNARPRVAILREQGVNSHVEMAYAMNWAGFEAYDVHMSDLLSGKSKLDDFRGLVACGGFSYGDVLGAGEGWAKTILFNSQLRDQFSSFFNRQDSFALGVCNGCQMMSNLSGIIPGAEAWPKFTRNQSEQYEARLVMAEVMASPSIFTQGMSGSQLPIAIAHGEGFANFSQQGNLEALQKQGLAALRFVDHQGKPTETYPMNPNGSPGGLTGVTTPDGRFTVMMPHPERVFRTVQMSWAPKEWLDTPDGASPWMRLFRNARVWAK; encoded by the coding sequence ATGTCATCATTCTGTTGCTTGCCCGGGGCAAATGCCCTTTCAGCCTTCCGCCAACAGCGACTTTTAGCTTCGCTCGCAGCCCAGGGAATCCAACTTGAGTCCATAGAGGCTCAATATCTTCATTTCATTTGGTCTGAGTCTGAACTCAATACCAAAGACAAAGGGGTGCTCGAAAGTCTACTGACTTACGGACAAACTTTTGTTTCGCTAATCAAGGGTTCTGCTTCCTTATTTAGTAAAGCATCTGAGAAGCAATCTGCTATTGCCATACCGCGCTTTGGAACTGTATCTCCGTGGGCTAGTAAAGCAACCGATATTGCCCGCCAATGCGGTCTAGATGTTTTGCGTATCGAGCGTGGCGTTCAATTTGCATGGCAAAGAAAAAAATCCCTCAATGCACAAGAGGAGCAATTGGTATTGGCAGCGCTTCATGATCGAATGACTGAAGCTGTGATTTCTGATGTGAATGAAGCTAGTGCTTTGTATCAATCTCTGCCGGATCAACCTTTTGTTCGCATCCCAGTTCTTACCGAGGGCAGATCTGCCTTAGATAGGGCGAACCAAGAGTTAGGCTTAGCGCTTTCTGAAGATGAAGTACTTTATCTCGTTGAGAATTTCATTCGCCTAGAGCGAAATCCAAGCGATGTTGAATTGATCATGTTTGCGCAAGCAAATAGCGAACATTGTCGTCATAAGATATTTAATTCAAGCTGGACGATTGATGGCGACGATCAAGAGAAATCCCTATTTGCGATGATTCGCAATACGCATCAGCTGCAGCCTGAAGGTACTATCGTTGCTTATTCTGATAACTCAGCAGTAATGGTCGGGGCTGAATCAGAAACTTGGTCACCCAAAGGCGATGGCCATCGTTACGAAAAAGACACCCGTCTAGTCCATACCTTAATGAAGGTGGAAACGCACAATCACCCAACAGCAATCGCACCATTCCCTGGAGCTTCTACAGGTGCTGGTGGTGAGATTCGCGATGAAGGTGCGACTGGTATTGGTGGGCGACCTAAAGCAGGTCTCACTGGTTTCTCTGTGTCCAACCTCAATATTCCTGGGACTGATTTGCCATGGGAATCAGAAAAGTACGGAAAACCTGAACGTATTGCAACGCCACTTCAAATCATGATTGATGGGCCATTGGGTGGCGCTGCATTTAATAATGAATTCGGTCGACCAATATTGGGTGGCTACTTCCGCGTTTTTGAACAAACTTTAGAAGGTGTTCGTCGCGGATATCACAAGCCAATCATGATTGCGGGTGGTATCGGTAACATTGATTCGATCCATACCGCAAAGAAGCAAATTAAAGCGGGCCACTTGTTTATTCAATTGGGTGGTCCTGGTATGCGCATTGGTATGGGTGGAGCAACCGGCAGTTCAGTTGCGACTGGTACTAACACTGCAGATTTAGATTTCGACTCCGTTCAGCGGGGTAATCCTGAGATGGAACGCCGTGCACAAGAGGTAATTAACTCTTGTATTGCTATGGGCCAGAGTAATCCGATTGTTTCGATTCATGATGTGGGGGCTGGCGGTATTTCTAATGCATTTCCAGAGCTAGCTGATGGTGCTGGCTTAGGTGCACAATTTCAATTGCGTAAAGTCCCACTTGAAGAGAGTGGTATGAGCCCAGCAGAGATCTGGTGCAACGAATCTCAAGAGCGCTATGTTCTCGCCATCGAAGCTAAAGATCTAGAGTTGTTTAAATCACTCTGTGAGCGTGAGCGTTGCCCATTTGCAGTAGTTGGTGAAGCAACAACTGAGCGTCAACTCCAGCTAAGTGATAGCAATGAAGTCCCTGGTAGTGATGCAGCGATGCCGATTGATATGCCAATGGAAGTCTTGCTTGGTAAGCCGCCGCGTATGCATCGCGATGTGACGCGTGTTCCGCAAGAGTTTGATGAATTAAATGTTACTGATGCCGATCTTGCCCAATGCATTGCATGGGTTCTTCAACAGCCAACGGTAGCTAGCAAATCATTCTTGATCACGATCGGAGATCGAACTGTTGGCGGCCTTAATGCCCGTGACCCATTTGTGGGACCATGGCAAGTTCCTGTTGCAGACTGCGCAGTTACCTTGATGGATTACAAAGGCTATCGTGGTGAAGTGATGACGATGGGTGAACGCACTCCACTAGCCGTCATTGATGCACCTGCCGCAGCTAAGATGGCGGTAGGTGAGGCTATTACTAACTTATTAGCAGCAGATATTCGTCGCCTAGAAGACGTGAAACTGTCTGCTAATTGGATGGCCGCTTGTGGCGCGCCGGGCGAAGATGCTAAGTTATATGACTCAGTTCAAGCGATTGGTATGGATTTATGCCCAGCACTGGGTATTTCCATTCCAGTTGGTAAAGACTCTTTATCTATGGCAACTTCATGGCAAGATGGTGATCAAGCCAAGAAAGTGGTTTCTCCGGTCTCACTCATTATTTCGGCATTTGCTGCAGTTCAGGACGTTCGCAAAACTACAACACCTTTGCTTAAACTCAAAGATGAGTCTGGAGCAGTTCTAGAGACTGAATTAATTTTGATTGACTTAGGTCGCGGTAAGAACCGTATGGCTGGAAGTATCCTAGCTCAAGTTCTTAATCAATCCGGTAAGTCAGCTCCAAATGTAGATCATCCTGAAGATCTGAAGGCACTTGCTCATGCAATCATTGAACTGCGTAAAGCAGATCAATTGCTGGCATATCACGATCGTTCTGATGGTGGTTTATTTGCTTGTATTGCAGAGATGGCTTTTGCATCACACATTGGCATCTCCCTCAATGTTGACATGATTGCAGTAGATATTGGTCAAGAAGCAGATTGGGGTGATGCCAAGAACTGGGCACAACAAGTTTCTGGTCGTCGCCATGAGCAAACCATGCGCGCATTATTTAATGAAGAGCTTGGTGCTGTAATTCAGATTCGTAAGTCTGATCGAGATGCAGTATTTGCGGTTTTGCGTAAATTAAGTCTGAGTGCTTACAGTCATGTGATCGCTAAACCTAATACCAATGGTCGTATTGAAATTTGGCGCGACGCTAAAAATATCTTTGCAGAGCCGCGTGAAGTTCTCCAGAAAATGTGGACAAATACCAGTTATCAGATTGCGCGCTTACGCGACAACCCAGATTGCGCAGATAGTGAGTTTGCGCAACTCGATAACGTTGCTGATACTGGAATGTCACCAAAGCTGACATTTGATATTGCAGACGATATTGCAGCGCCATTCATTAATAAGAATGCTAGACCTAGAGTTGCCATATTGCGTGAGCAAGGTGTTAATTCTCATGTTGAAATGGCTTACGCCATGAACTGGGCTGGTTTTGAAGCCTATGACGTGCATATGTCAGATTTGCTTTCCGGTAAATCCAAGTTAGATGATTTCCGTGGCTTGGTTGCCTGCGGTGGATTTAGCTATGGAGATGTATTGGGAGCTGGTGAGGGTTGGGCAAAAACTATTTTGTTCAATAGTCAATTGCGGGATCAGTTCTCCTCATTCTTTAATCGCCAAGATAGCTTTGCTTTAGGCGTCTGCAATGGCTGCCAAATGATGAGTAATCTCTCTGGAATTATTCCAGGTGCAGAAGCTTGGCCTAAATTTACCCGTAATCAGTCTGAACAATATGAAGCTCGCCTTGTGATGGCTGAGGTAATGGCATCGCCTTCTATCTTTACGCAGGGCATGAGCGGCAGTCAATTGCCGATAGCTATTGCCCATGGCGAAGGATTTGCTAATTTCAGCCAACAAGGTAATTTAGAGGCACTTCAGAAACAAGGATTAGCTGCCCTTCGATTTGTAGATCACCAAGGCAAGCCAACTGAAACTTATCCAATGAACCCGAATGGTTCACCTGGCGGCTTAACTGGCGTCACTACACCAGATGGTCGTTTCACGGTGATGATGCCGCATCCTGAGCGTGTCTTTAGGACTGTACAGATGAGCTGGGCGCCAAAGGAATGGTTGGATACACCCGATGGTGCGAGCCCTTGGATGCGCTTATTCCGCAACGCCAGGGTCTGGGCAAAGTAA
- a CDS encoding spermidine synthase, whose product MSDSSMAMEPVTFSESGGVRYLHFGSELIQGAMRIRDPDEIYLEYNQQMMAWLLFLETKPGMRIAQLGLGTGALTKFTHRYCPAVKTTVVELNPAVIVSARSMFFTPDDDRRLETLQADAKAFVQSANYQSHFDAVQVDLYDAICDGPAASSLDFYKGCYDILKSPGVLTVNLFSRHKSFDINLNNICEAFDNRVLLFPESHDCNVVAIAFKGPQLDVEWKEVSKRAKLIMEKTGLPTNTWASGLNRENANQENKLCI is encoded by the coding sequence ATGTCAGATTCATCTATGGCGATGGAGCCGGTGACATTTTCTGAGAGTGGTGGAGTCCGTTATCTGCATTTTGGTAGCGAATTAATTCAGGGTGCAATGCGTATCCGTGATCCGGATGAAATCTATCTGGAATACAACCAGCAAATGATGGCCTGGCTACTCTTTTTGGAAACTAAGCCAGGAATGCGTATTGCTCAACTAGGCTTGGGTACTGGTGCCCTCACAAAGTTTACGCATCGCTATTGCCCAGCAGTTAAAACTACTGTTGTTGAACTCAATCCAGCTGTGATTGTTTCAGCTAGAAGCATGTTTTTCACGCCGGATGATGATCGTCGCTTAGAAACTTTGCAAGCTGATGCAAAAGCTTTTGTACAGAGCGCTAACTATCAGAGCCACTTTGATGCAGTACAGGTGGATCTTTATGATGCGATTTGTGATGGCCCGGCAGCTAGCTCTCTAGACTTTTATAAGGGCTGTTATGACATTCTGAAATCGCCTGGCGTGCTAACCGTGAATTTATTTTCCCGCCATAAGAGTTTCGATATCAACTTGAATAATATTTGTGAGGCATTTGATAATCGTGTGCTGCTCTTTCCAGAGTCGCATGATTGCAATGTAGTGGCGATTGCTTTCAAAGGCCCGCAATTAGATGTTGAGTGGAAGGAAGTCTCAAAGCGTGCCAAATTGATTATGGAAAAAACAGGTTTACCTACCAATACATGGGCATCTGGCTTAAACCGTGAAAATGCCAATCAAGAGAATAAACTCTGTATTTAA